The genome window tcatctgggggggcagcatgagccaattataatggcgccactataaacagctgcctgcgccatgacgggctcggggctgaccatcaggcccacatggatagtctaccggcgccatggcccacatgggaaaaaatctccacgggtcggaacagataagtgctttttcagtgttttcaatacctcgagttttgcgctataccttcggaatgaagcgagcgcgaaactcgagagggtactgtatatcttATCCATAGGAGCCATCGTGAGTGGTACATCTTACTATTAATAAGATTTTTGGAAATATCATTAACAATTTTTCTTATTCCTCAGGGAAGTCCTGCACTCTGTGATGTTACAGAGTCCACCAAGTTTGGTAGCATGATTCATCTGCCTTATCCAGTATCTTCTACAATGAAACATCAGTCCCTCACCTCAAGGGTTACAAAAGTCCTGGAAATTTACAGCTACTCAAGTTTTTTTTAACATTCAACTATATTTTGGATCCAAATGATCCCCAATTAAATATATGAAATGGGTAAGTTCAACTGCACTAGCAAGGCAACTTTAATAAATACCCAATCCAACTGACAGTACTTAGCCTTCCCCAATTTACTATAAAAGCTCCCATCATGACAATGATAATTTTTATTATGTAACTTTACAGTCACATCTACAAGAAGAGCAGCAGGGAGGCAGTCAGATGGACCAAGCAAACAAGTGCCTTCATTATGAAGGACAGACTATATAGGAAACTGATAATGGTGCTGTAAGAAGGGTAAAGTACTTTAACAAGGTATGTATTAAGATGGAAAATGACAATGTGCATGTTTTTATGGTACAAATATAAGTTTACTGATTTTCAAAACATTATTTTTCATGACCTCCTGTCAAGCATATAGTCAATATACAGAACATAAGTGCCTCACATGCAATTTGGTGTCAAATAAAAGCAACAAGTGTTAGGGACATTTTACAAACAAGCATGCAATGTGGAAAAAACTCCTTATAGCTGCGAAACTGTTACTGAATTTACTCTTTGTACATCTTTTATGAATGCACACTTTACAGTTAAAGAGAAGTTACTGACGTTTTAACACAGCAGGCAAAGCCAAAATGATTGAATCAACTAACACAGTATACAgagtacaaaaacaaacaacgaTAACATTAATAACGAAGTATCATGCAGAAGTGCAAATAGACAAGAAAAGCCATTTAGCAAGATATGGAATACCTTCCACCACACTCAATCCAAGTTATTTCTGCTGCGGCTGGGAAAATCTGTAAGACCTATTGTAGTATGGCCCATACACCATCTTCACCTCCTGTCTGCCGGCACCCAGAGAAGCTAACTGTTACTTTAAGTCATACATAAAATGAATATCTGTTACTGTCAccttaataggaaaaaaatgtccTGCAGACTCATAGGAACACTTCAGACAGTATATTGGCAAGAAGTACAACCAACTGCATTCATTCTCAATACATTGACATGAATCTGAAGAACTAGTGAAAAGTATTGTGCACAACTGCATGAATAGAAGTATCTTCTGACAGTGGCTATTTCATGTTTAGTGAAAACATGCATATTTGCCATTGAAATTTGCAATAAATTGTTCTAGAATGAAAGTAGGCAGTTGTACATCTTGTGTGCTTGGggaaaaagaaattatgaaaatttGCAAAAACTGAAGTAAATGTATCTACTAATTATTGGGGAACAGCAAGCACATACAACTTATTATATATATAGGTACTTGTGTAACAAAATACTATTCATATATTGCTTTGAAATCTATAATATTTACATTAGTTTAACCAGGTTTCTGTTAGTGAAAAGAAAGTTTTATTCAAATTGATGTtgataaaaaaaagcaagagtACAGTGGGCCCTTGTATATTTCAGTTCCTGCTTATACGGATTTGTGTGGTATAAATAAGGTTAGAAACCCTTTCATATCATAGGAATGGAAGTGTATATCTCTGGCTTAATGTTGTAAGTACAGTAGCCTATACAGAGTTAGGGCAGAGAGTATGACAGTGTTAGCCTTGGCAGGGGGAACAGATAAAGTGACAAATTAAAACACTTAAAAGATATAAGTTTGGGAATATGGGGGTGGGAGGTATGGCAGAGAGCAGTGATGGGTGGACAGTTTAATATGATTCTGGATACCATTAGAATTTTTCAACTTCAGGACAAGTTTTCTAATAAAGGCATTAAAAATcattttgattatttatatttactttttttctggcaACCTCATAAAATCACCTACTGTTAGccagaataaataaaatataactgTAGTGAATGAGTAACTAGAGATGATTTTCAACCCCTTGATACAAAAAGGATCATCCTAAATATAATAAATGAACTGATGCTGTGGTTTGCATTTgcagtgcccagctctgataatCATTAACTAGCAGTCCCTCCAGAACTGTGGAAAGCTCTTCTTACCCACTAGATTCAGGAAAGAACATGTCCAGCTAAAACTACAGGGAATCCTGCTAACTATTATGTAAGGAGCTTAAGAGATGGATTGGAATAGTGGCCATGGCAAGCAGTACAACCATCTCTTTGCCTCCAGCCATCCATAAGTGACTGATGAAAAGCTGATGCTGTGTGGTTACAGTACCAAAAGCAGTATACTATGCTtacatcattgtgtgtgtgtgtgtgtgtgtgtgtgtgtgtctatatatatatatatatatatatatatatatatatatatatatatatatatatatatatatatatatatatatatatatatatatacatatatatttatataacttTGAATTCTGAACTATGAAAGGACCAGCACATGGAACGagtgttttgtttttcatgtACAATGTAGGATAGCTATTTGTCGTGTGTGTACTTGTGGTATGAGATATACGAGAGCCCACTGTAATCTCACATTACTTTTTTCAAGTTTTCATCACCTTTTCAATCAGCTGATGGAATTAAATCTTACATTGCATAAAGTTTGGCACCCTTACCATGAAGTTGAattatacacaaatacatataaataaggtGTGAAAGTAAACTCTAGGCAAAACTTAAAATCAGTGATGTGATACTAGGCATGCCCAACCAATGATACACAGAAGCATGTCACCCTGCACCAGACAAAACCAACCATGATCACAACCATTCACAGGGAATTAATGAACAGGGACTTCCTTGATGCAAGTTCAATACCGTTTTATGATATACCGTGTAAGCAGTCATATTCCTAAcccctatatatattttattactttCAGGAAACCATGACTAGAGCTACACTATAAATGTTACCTTGAGCATTTAACCAAGCAACACCAAAAGATCCACAATAAAAGCATTTGCAATGAAAAATGGATTCCTTATTTAACTTCCCTGGTACTGCAActttaaataaacacacacaatgGCAAAGAAATACATGTATGTGGATGGTGCCAAACTTGACTTAACGAATGACTCAAGTTACACAAAACCAGCCAAATACTTACTCCTTCCTCTTGGCAGCGATGTTAGACAGCATTGAGTTGCCGCAGAAGAAGGTGACGATGCCAATCATGAAGAGGTAACGTAAGGTGGTGAACATGTCGAGGTGAAGCCAGAACAAGCAGAACAATCCAAAGATAACTGCAAAATGTAACCATAGCAGTAAGGTTCAATAGAGCTTAAACCATGATAAATGAACACCTTTAAACTTCAATAAGAAAAACTATTATAGGTGAGAAagttattttaagttcatttacATTTCAGACATAGTTTTCTGACTACATGTTTTTCTGGGCAATTCCTACCAAACTAGAGTACCATTTTCTTGAACAATTATGAATGCACAGTACCATCTCACCCTCATTCACAATTCACAGTTTTTCTAACAATGTTCATTTGAATAATAATGAAACATCATTCAGTGTCTGACAATATAGTGTCACTTAAAGGGGTTTGCACAGCTGAAAAATCCTACCTTCTACAAATGAATGTTCTCTCCTTGTTTTGAGAGCATATTTCAAATGGAAcagatggtgatgagggtgacaagattattcttttttttacacttGAGAGTACTTACCAGCCAAACCTATATGGAATGTGATGGCAGACAGGGTGATGGGAAAGTTGGCCACATTGACACCCAGTTTGTACCACTGCAATGTTAAGGTGAAACACATGTGTACATACTCTAAAACTTAAAAGTAGTTATCACTTTCAGAGATGAATACGGACTCAATGCAATATGAAATTAAATACTAAAGCATAAAGGAAACTTTTATATCACATATTTTAAAGCTTGCTGATGAGTACAACAGCAAGAAGTAAAAAGTATTCACCAttatcagcagcagcagaagaggcAGCACACACAACACTGTGAATGTGCTGGACACCACACTGGACGGTCTCTGGTCTGGGCTGCGGAAGACGTGCTTGATTTCTGGCCGAACCTGTGGACAAGATGCAAGCAAATGTTTTTACATTTGAACGTTACTTCCAAATAAAAAAGTTATCTAAACACAAATAAGCCCACTAGCAAGCAGAatcatatctatctatttatatctcaaACATCTGATGATATTTATCATTATCAGAAAATATACTGAACAGATATGATTTCCTTCTTCTAATTACTTTGTAGGTATAATCCTGAGGCTGGGTGGGGCTGGAGGCctcagggaaggtgagagagaggtcAGTTAGATGCCACAAGGTAGGGTTGCTGATGGATGCATCTCCAATGATGAGTTCAACAGAGTACACTCCACTGACTCCTCCAAATTCCTTCATACTGTTGCTTACATCctgcaggaaaaagaaaagaaaaaaagattacaaAGAGAAAGAATTGGTAATGCAGATGCAGGTACAAATAAATATAGCTAGATTTTCATGCATTTTTACGGAATAATGAGCAGAACAACCATCAAAAAGCCTTGTGCTATACTTACAATATCAAACTTGTAGACATCATTGGCATCAGTTTCAGCAACAAAGATGATCTCCCGCTTAGAGTCAACGTGAGTGATCTTGACAAAGGCCTGGTGGACTTCAGTGGGGCGGCCTGAAGCAGTGTCACGCACAACAAAGCGTAACATCACCCGTTGATGCTGGTCGGCCACCAACACTTCAGAGAGAGTGTTTGGGTAGGCCACTCTGATGAAGATCATGTATTTGTTAATTACCTggatatattcattgataaaagGCAAATCTAAATACATTTTATAGATACTTTCTTTAAAGATGAAACTTAAACAACTTCAGACATCAGGTCCACCCTAGGTTAAGAAATGAGTTAACCTGATCACTAGACATCCAACTTCTGAAAAATCATTATAATTTTCACTCATTACTAGTTCCCTACAGGACAATGATAATACCGTTggtcaataataattataacaatataATGGAAAATCATaattggaaagaaaacaaagaaaaactaactTTTTCAAGTTGGGAGCAGTGGATTGGTCAGAATCTGCAGTGCCGATCTCCACACCCTGAATGTCAATGGCGGTGAGAACCTTGAAGGTCAGCTGAGCGGCAGAGTGGCCCACCAGCCTGGTGTCCGGAGCATCCACACTCACCACAAGGCGATAGAAACCTCGATCTGGGCCACGTGACATCACATCCAGTTCGTACACTCCCCTGAAGAATGGAAATTGAATCTTTATAGTACCTGATGCACCT of Eriocheir sinensis breed Jianghai 21 chromosome 14, ASM2467909v1, whole genome shotgun sequence contains these proteins:
- the LOC126998596 gene encoding dolichyl-diphosphooligosaccharide--protein glycosyltransferase subunit 2-like isoform X3 produces the protein MRRGALVILALLGVSSALSPSTYLTPGDKERLKLVLEPAWSLSDLAQVLYASAGYKHLGQPIPNPQGVCNFVKSSVNDGVTVETLFLASSAGKALGCPIEASAASMQAVSEAIREGASSQELFHAVTAASNLGVDLDTAKVLRATQMALKKDDSVLSLGYAFHVGAQLKGEVGSIFERIEDAVVQADEVDGRMLQFEGGLSITALVLSGAYKLAETSNKAPPVKPDQAVKFANYLMSRKSVQMSKGVYYLLEAVSMFTNNKFHVPVAITLASNVAVSAEAPQVQVRVTDLKGNSLGSLKVTANSATRESDEVVIISKETLTPVSSAEGVYELDVMSRGPDRGFYRLVVSVDAPDTRLVGHSAAQLTFKVLTAIDIQGVEIGTADSDQSTAPNLKKVAYPNTLSEVLVADQHQRVMLRFVVRDTASGRPTEVHQAFVKITHVDSKREIIFVAETDANDVYKFDIDVSNSMKEFGGVSGVYSVELIIGDASISNPTLWHLTDLSLTFPEASSPTQPQDYTYKVRPEIKHVFRSPDQRPSSVVSSTFTVLCVLPLLLLLIMWYKLGVNVANFPITLSAITFHIGLAVIFGLFCLFWLHLDMFTTLRYLFMIGIVTFFCGNSMLSNIAAKRKEQEVKMVYGPYYNRSYRFSQPQQK